In Trifolium pratense cultivar HEN17-A07 linkage group LG7, ARS_RC_1.1, whole genome shotgun sequence, a genomic segment contains:
- the LOC123898179 gene encoding probable purine permease 11 yields the protein MEIDQEPQLQKSDNKIMLNSDINIIMVTTTTQQPQQHPRFKNYIWWFRVSLYIIFLLAGQSSSLLLERLYYDKGGNSKWMISFVQSAGFPLLLPLIFYFKPHAKFDNNKTKYFTLYIGFGILLTGVYLMYSYGLQYLPLSTFSLICSTELAFNALFSYFLNSQKFTALIFNSVFLLTMSTSLLAVDSISDQDSSTDLRKENYILGFLFTLCACATFSLYLALVQFSFEKIIKRQTFSAILDMQFYPSFFATCACVIGLFASGEWKILDKEKKEFVNGKVSYIMTLLCCCVTWQICYIGMLGLVFEVSSLFANIIGSLVLPLVSTLSVLFFHDKIDGVKSIALMLAIWGFLSYIYQHYLDDKKAKVEDHCLEVSRGEIEVIPSLLN from the exons ATGGAGATAGATCAAGAACCGCAACTACAAAAATCAG ATAACAAAATAATGCTGAACTCAGACATAAATATTATAATGGTCACTACTACCACTCAGCAACCTCAACAACATCCAAGATTCAAAAATTACATATGGTGGTTTCGTGTATCCCTTTACATAATCTTCCTTTTAGCTGGTCAatcttcttctcttcttttaGAAAGATTATATTATGATAAAGGTGGTAATAGCAAATGGATGATATCATTTGTTCAATCAGCTGGATTTCCATTACTACTTCCACTCATTTTTTACTTCAAACCACATGcaaaatttgataataataaaaccaAATATTTCACACTCTACATAGGTTTTGGCATACTTTTAACAGGTGTGTATTTGATGTATTCCTATGGACTTCAATATCTTCCACTTTCAACTTTTTCTCTAATATGTTCAACTGAATTAGCCTTCAATGCGTTATTTTCGTACTTTCTTAATTCTCAAAAATTTACGGCGTTGATATTCAATTCCGTGTTTCTCCTTACGATGTCAACTTCATTACTCGCTGTGGATTCGATTTCTGATCAAGACTCAAGTACTGATCTTCGTAAAGAAAATTACATACTTGGTTTTCTTTTCACTCTTTGTGCATGTGCTACATTCTCCTTATATTTAGCACTTGTACAATTTTCTTTtgagaaaattataaaaagacaAACATTTTCAGCTATATTGGACATGCAATTTTATCCATCTTTTTTTGCTACTTGTGCTTGTGTTATTGGATTGTTTGCAAGTGGAGAATGGAAAATTTTGGATAAGGAGAAGAAGGAGTTTGTAAATGGAAAAGTGTCCTATATTATGACTTTACTTTGTTGTTGTGTGACATGGCAAATATGTTACATTGGAATGTTGGGGTTAGTTTTTGAGGTATCTTCATTATTTGCTAATATAATAGGTTCTTTGGTGTTGCCCTTAGTTTCAACTCTTTCTGTTTTGTTCTTCCATGATAAGATTGATGGAGTCAAATCTATAGCTTTGATGTTAGCAATATGGGGATTTCTTTCATATATTTATCAACATTATTTAGATGATAAAAAAGCTAAGGTAGAAGATCATTGTCTTGAGGTTTCAAGGGGTGAGATTGAAGTTATACCATCACTTTTGAATTGA
- the LOC123898065 gene encoding GDSL esterase/lipase At5g45920-like has protein sequence MTRPQIYLFGDSITEESFHVGGWGASLANHFSRTADVVLRGYSGYNTRWALKVLDRVFPESQGGNGGTKTAPIALTVFFGANDACLPNRCSAYQHVPLHEYKENIRSTVSFFKKRWPTTKVILVTPPPIDEDARLRYPFENNPEGLPERTNEAAGEYAKACIAVATECHIPFIDLWTKMQQFPDWKKVYLSDGLHLTNGGNQLVFEEVIRTLRDEGLSLESIPIDLPLVSDIDPNDPLKAFL, from the exons ATGACAAGGCCACAGATTTATCTTTTCGGCGATTCAATCACTGAGGAATCCTTCCATGTTGGAGGATGGGGTGCTTCTCTTGCCAACCATTTCTCTCGCACG GCTGATGTGGTGCTCAGAGGGTATAGTGGGTACAACACAAGGTGGGCACTGAAAGTCTTGGACAGGGTTTTCCCCGAGTCACAGGGCGGTAACGGTGGAACCAAAACTGCTCCTATTGCTTTGACTGTCTTCTTTGGGGCTAATGATGCTTGTCTTCCCAATAGATGCTCTGCTTATCAACATGTACCTCTACATGAATACAAGGAGAACATTCGCTCCACAGTCTCCTTCTTCAAG AAGCGATGGCCGACAACTAAAGTCATCCTTGTAACTCCTCCTCCCATTGATGAAGATGCACGGCTTAG ATATCCTTTTGAGAACAATCCAGAGGGCCTTCCTGAAAGGACTAATGAAGCTGCTGGTGAATATGCTAAAGCATGCATTGCTGTGGCCACTGAATGTCACATTCCTTTCATTGATCTCTGGACCAAAATGCAACAGTTCCCTGACTGGAAAAAAGTTTATCTAAG TGACGGTTTGCATCTTACTAATGGAGGGAATCAACTTGTCTTTGAGGAAGTAATCAGAACACTGAGAGATGAAGGTTTGAGTCTAGAATCTATACCAATTGATCTCCCTCTTGTATCTGATATTGACCCTAATGACCCCTTGAAGGCATTTCTATAG